In Aspergillus luchuensis IFO 4308 DNA, chromosome 1, nearly complete sequence, the following are encoded in one genomic region:
- a CDS encoding NudC domain-containing protein (COG:T;~EggNog:ENOG410PPHK;~InterPro:IPR008978,IPR007052,IPR037898;~PFAM:PF04969), whose protein sequence is MADEQPPTPAELARRDEEESARKAREAAEQAQLPYKWTQTIRDVEVTIPVASNIRGRDLDVVLTKTKIRVAIKGQEAFIDGEFPHPVIPDECSWTLESTSQPPGKEISIHLDKVNKVEWWAHVVTSAPKIDVTKITPENSSLSELDGETRAMVEKMMYDQRQKEMGGLTSDEQKKRDILKKFQEEHPEMDFSNAQIG, encoded by the exons ATGGCCGACGaacaaccccccacccccgccGAGCTCGCCCGccgcgacgaggaagaatcCGCCCGCAAAGCCCGCGAAGCTGCCGAACAAGCCCAGCTGCCTTACAAATGGACCCAAACGATCCGCGACGTGGAGGTGACGATCCCCGTAGCATCGAACATCCGCGGTCGGGATTTGGATGTTGTTCTCACGAAGACGAAAATCCGCGTTGCGATTAAGGGACAGGAGGCTTTTATTGAC GGCGAATTCCCCCACCCCGTCATCCCCGACGAATGCTCCTGGACCCTCGAATCGACATCCCAGCCTCCCGGCAAGGAAATCTCGATCCACCTGGACAAGGTGAACAAGGTGGAGTGGTGGGCGCATGTTGTGACGAGTGCGCCGAAGATCGACGTTACGAAGATTACGCCGGAGAATTCGTCGTTGAGTGAGTTGGATGGCGAGACGAGGGCGATggtcgagaagatgatgtaTGATCAGAggcagaaggagatgggtGGGTTGACGAGTgatgagcagaagaagagggataTTTTGAAGAAGTTTCAGGAGGAACATCCTG AGATGGATTTCTCCAATGCGCAGATCGGTTAG
- a CDS encoding uncharacterized protein (COG:S;~EggNog:ENOG410PPY3) — translation MAGKPSGDQQQQHLVDSALEHTVLPARHPLSTFELVVTTNAPILESLLLQTPTEAILALYHTSRYLRSFLRSYPTAWKYLSFRLLYPSGTPPPLRVVFTGSSETVMPRQSRPYALDQLLMNVVIPFSPCLRSLELDNTAVSGQILMSTVLHSRRETLEHLSVRGCKNVSLKYHIIPYLTMFGLQYDVNMEQNIGSSPDTKHLALKSLYTYRCRHHRRRPYLTSSLSRKDSDSEPTHELVNLCHKLGIWTDTAWCSTPAGRCFRRRGYVSMRVPQGSAEVWVVFDRLWRSKNWIGPVDQANRPVQRDAKLWEHSETGYYGEALGTGESGDHGEGKMLPAHLRRSHTQFVENIRCDNCCELIPERCEQCSILMHCVGCRKTLCASCAYERPYLHCRPRSVSKDSPFWWAPGATMSPCSMQDPVEDSENTTVANNAAPSYPALTFHWCCTEPIFSGGGGISIGTPNRDVDQVRAVPLPRGQGWEDLEYSAQEWSKTFPRDAYGDPRKPDYTLETGHIAMMRWLLGPPDRQPAACPRNLCQDCYDTPQWKVHCKSCSKPLCIEHDLRGLRLRICGYRDLTLEKLAIQNHAETGSRGFVSSRMPYTNSVPEFELPYRTQRILDSTTSSFTEDNQEVFPEASSSAFDHPRPTPLVHRRSRSLSISNSNRSRSSSPSSVYCDSPSDQPRWQGCQSFFCPQYRAVGDQRQRCASVLRECTSCSVYVCEDCTIAFPPCNCSYCEANYLCPNCLKMRERDGTCRRPAEEKARRERKWKEDMRLLEGIVQDKLANKMANKMAEYAGEFFDVIEREEHGEVQHIEEASTYPGPVTEDLGEEILTDSTE, via the coding sequence ATGGCCGGCAAGCCCAGCGGAgaccaacagcagcaacacctGGTGGATTCCGCGCTCGAACACACCGTCCTTCCGGCCCGACATCCGCTATCCACCTTTGAACTCGTTGTCACTACCAATGCCCCCATCCTCGAATCTCTCCTCTTGCAAACTCCCACCGAGGCCATCCTAGCCCTCTACCATACCTCCCGCTACCTCCGCTCATTCCTCCGCTCTTACCCGACAGCATGGAAATACCTCTCTTTTCGGCTCCTCTACCCCTCTGGCACCCCGCCGCCCCTCCGGGTTGTCTTCACCGGCTCCTCCGAGACCGTCATGCCGCGCCAGTCGCGCCCGTATGCCCTCGACCAGCTGTTGATGAACGTGGTGATTCCGTTTAGTCCGTGCTTGCGCAGTCTGGAGTTAGATAACACAGCTGTGTCGGGGCAGATCTTGATGTCGACGGTACTACATTCGCGGCGCGAGACCTTGGAACATCTCTCTGTACGAGGCTGCAAGAACGTGTCGCTCAAATACCACATCATCCCGTACCTCACGATGTTTGGCCTCCAATATGATGTCAACATGGAGCAAAATATTGGGAGTTCACCGGATACCAAGCATCTTGCACTGAAAAGTCTTTACACATATcgatgtcgacatcatcgacgaCGGCCGTATCTGACTTCCTCCTTGTCGCGAAAAGACTCCGACTCGGAACCCACACATGAGCTGGTCAACCTCTGCCATAAGCTGGGCATTTGGACAGATACCGCGTGGTGCTCGACTCCGGCGGGGAGATGTTTTCGGAGACGGGGTTACGTGTCTATGCGTGTTCCACAGGGGTCGGCAGAAGTGTGGGTGGTGTTCGATCGGCTGTGGAGGTCGAAGAATTGGATCGGTCCGGTAGACCAGGCGAATCGTCCAGTCCAGCGGGATGCGAAGCTGTGGGAACACAGTGAGACCGGCTATTACGGTGAGGCTTTGGGGACCGGAGAGAGTGGAGACcatggagaggggaagatgcTGCCGGCACATTTGCGACGGAGCCATACACAATTCGTTGAGAATATCCGCTGCGACAACTGCTGCGAGTTGATCCCTGAACGATGCGAGCAATGCAGTATATTGATGCACTGTGTCGGATGTCGAAAGACTTTGTGTGCTAGCTGCGCTTACGAACGGCCTTATCTGCACTGCCGGCCTCGATCGGTATCTAAGGACAGTCCATTCTGGTGGGCTCCTGGAGCTACGATGTCGCCATGTTCTATGCAAGACCCTGTCGAAGATTCCGAAAACACTACTGTAGCCAACAACGCGGCTCCCTCCTATCCCGCCCTCACGTTTCATTGGTGCTGCACCGAGCCTATCTTctcgggcggcggcggcatcaGTATCGGCACACCGAACCGCGATGTGGACCAGGTACGAGCCGTGCCCCTGCCGCGAGGACAGGGATGGGAGGACCTGGAGTACTCGGCGCAGGAATGGAGCAAGACGTTCCCGCGGGATGCCTACGGAGACCCTCGCAAGCCCGACTATACGCTGGAGACCGGACACATCGCCATGATGCGATGGCTACTTGGGCCGCCCGACCGACAGCCTGCCGCTTGTCCGCGCAACCTATGCCAGGACTGCTATGACACGCCTCAGTGGAAGGTACACTGCAAGAGCTGCTCGAAGCCACTGTGTATCGAGCATGATCTGCGAGGACTCCGCTTGAGAATCTGTGGATACCGGGATCTGacgctggagaagctggcgATCCAGAACCACGCCGAGACCGGCTCTCGCGGGTTTGTGTCTTCGCGGATGCCCTACACGAATTCCGTGCCAGAGTTCGAGCTGCCGTATCGGACGCAGCGGATTCTCGATTCGACTACGAGCAGTTTTACCGAGGACAACCAAGAGGTCTTTCCCGAGGCGAGCAGTAGCGCGTTCGACCATCCTCGGCCCACGCCTTTGGTTCACCGCCGCTCGCGAAGTCTGTCCATCTCGAATTCCAACCGTTCACGCTCATCCTCGCCGTCATCGGTCTACTGCGACTCGCCGTCCGACCAGCCCAGATGGCAAGGATGTCAGTCCTTTTTCTGTCCGCAGTATCGAGCAGTCGGTGACCAGCGACAGCGGTGCGCCAGCGTTCTCCGCGAGTGCACCAGCTGCTCGGTGTACGTATGCGAGGACTGCACCATCGCCTTCCCGCCGTGCAACTGCTCCTATTGCGAAGCCAACTACCTGTGCCCGAACTGCCTGAAGATGCGGGAACGAGACGGGACCTGCCGCCGGCCGGCAGAAGAAAAGGCCCGTCGGGAGCGCAAATGGAAAGAGGACATGCGTCTGCTGGAGGGAATCGTGCAGGACAAACTGGCGAATAAAATGGCAaacaagatggccgagtaTGCCGGCGAGTTCTTCGACGTTATCGAGCGGGAGGAACACGGCGAGGTGCAGCATATCGAAGAAGCCTCGACGTATCCTGGACCCGTAACCGAGGATCTAGGCGAGGAGATATTGACGGACAGTACggaatga